From one Misgurnus anguillicaudatus chromosome 2, ASM2758022v2, whole genome shotgun sequence genomic stretch:
- the myadmb gene encoding myeloid-associated differentiation marker homolog, with the protein MAVVLRSSPLLWARLAAMVFACVAFSVALHGGQVGHGTGDWCIFCWSFSFAVTLLIVLVELFGLQTRAPVSWKNFPITFACYASLLCLSASIIFPLYFLKGYGGRSETNNYRIVSTVFSCLATIAYLTEVSLSKARPGEVAGYMATAPGLLKVCETFVACIIFVFISDPVSYNQNGATNWCLAVYCICFILSAGIIVLCVGEFTGLLPFSFARFLSTFALLAVAMYLSATIIWPIYKFDNKHGGQSTRPSGCGSYRGLCPWDKLLAISVLSALNFLLYLADLIYSARLVFVSA; encoded by the coding sequence ATGGCGGTGGTGTTGCGTTCCTCTCCGCTCCTGTGGGCCCGTTTGGCTGCCATGGTTTTCGCCTGCGTAGCGTTCAGCGTCGCTCTGCACGGAGGGCAAGTGGGCCACGGCACGGGTGACTGGTGCATCTTCTGTTGGAGTTTCAGTTTCGCTGTAACTCTTTTGATAGTCTTAGTCGAATTGTTTGGCCTGCAGACCCGCGCACCTGTTTCCTGGAAGAACTTCCCGATCACGTTCGCCTGCTACGCCTCTCTCCTCTGCCTGTCCGCCTCCATCATATTCCCCCTTTACTTCCTCAAAGGCTACGGGGGCCGCAGCGAGACCAACAACTATCGTATCGTGTCTACTGTCTTCTCCTGCCTGGCCACCATCGCATACCTGACCGAAGTGAGTCTCAGCAAGGCCCGTCCAGGAGAGGTGGCCGGCTACATGGCCACGGCGCCGGGACTTCTAAAGGTGTGCGAGACCTTTGTCGCATGCATCATATTTGTCTTTATCAGTGATCCTGTGTCGTACAACCAGAACGGGGCAACCAACTGGTGCCTGGCCGTCTACTGCATCTGCTTCATATTGTCGGCAGGCATCATCGTGTTGTGCGTAGGGGAGTTCACTGGCTTGCTGCCCTTTTCCTTCGCCCGCTTCCTGTCCACGTTCGCCCTCCTGGCTGTGGCCATGTATCTGTCCGCCACCATCATCTGGCCCATATATAAGTTTGATAATAAGCACGGAGGTCAGAGCACCAGACCCAGTGGCTGTGGCTCCTACAGAGGCCTGTGCCCATGGGATAAGCTACTTGCCATCTCAGTGCTCAGCGCTCTCAACTTCCTTCTATATCTGGCTGATCTCATTTACTCAGCCAGGCTGGTGTTTGTCAGTGCTTAA